A region of Moorena producens PAL-8-15-08-1 DNA encodes the following proteins:
- a CDS encoding methyltransferase domain-containing protein, which produces MTLSLEKLSLEKQIQEFYDASSGLWEAVWGEHMHHGYYGWAGTEKKNRHQAQIDLIDELLCWAEVEQASTILDVGCGIGGSSLYLAQQFEANVTGITLSPVQASRGTQRAQEAGLATRVQFQVANALDMPFADETFDFVWSMESGEHMPDKQQFLQECYRVLKPGGRFLMATWCHRPITLATGQLTTDEQQHLAEIYRVYCLPYVISLQEYEEIAGNLNFQTIRTADWSDAVEPFWDIVIDSAFEPKAILGLLKSNLKIVEAALSMGLMSRGYRRGLIRYGLLSGTK; this is translated from the coding sequence ATGACATTAAGTCTTGAAAAATTGAGTCTTGAAAAACAGATTCAGGAATTTTATGATGCCTCTTCTGGCTTGTGGGAAGCAGTTTGGGGTGAACATATGCACCATGGCTATTATGGCTGGGCGGGTACTGAGAAGAAAAACCGACATCAGGCACAAATTGACTTGATTGACGAATTGCTCTGTTGGGCTGAAGTGGAGCAAGCTAGTACTATCCTGGATGTCGGTTGTGGGATTGGTGGGAGTTCACTTTATCTAGCGCAACAGTTTGAAGCAAATGTTACTGGCATTACCTTAAGTCCAGTTCAAGCATCACGAGGAACTCAACGAGCACAAGAGGCTGGGTTGGCGACACGGGTTCAGTTTCAGGTTGCTAATGCTTTGGATATGCCTTTTGCTGATGAAACCTTTGATTTTGTCTGGTCGATGGAGAGTGGAGAACATATGCCGGACAAGCAACAGTTTCTTCAGGAATGTTATCGGGTGCTTAAACCTGGGGGAAGGTTTTTAATGGCAACTTGGTGTCATCGTCCGATAACTTTGGCAACGGGACAATTGACAACAGATGAACAGCAGCATTTGGCTGAGATTTATCGGGTTTATTGTTTGCCTTATGTAATTTCTTTGCAGGAGTATGAGGAAATTGCTGGCAATTTGAATTTCCAAACTATTCGGACGGCGGATTGGTCAGATGCGGTTGAACCGTTTTGGGATATTGTGATTGATTCTGCTTTTGAGCCAAAAGCGATTTTAGGGTTGCTTAAAAGTAATTTGAAAATTGTGGAAGCGGCACTGTCGATGGGGTTGATGAGTCGAGGGTATCGCCGGGGCTTGATTCGTTATGGGTTGTTGTCTGGGACTAAGTGA